A DNA window from Coffea arabica cultivar ET-39 chromosome 6c, Coffea Arabica ET-39 HiFi, whole genome shotgun sequence contains the following coding sequences:
- the LOC113693434 gene encoding uncharacterized protein produces the protein MDRSMLDAASGGTLVNKTTDQATLLISTMAENSQQFGVRADGAIRRVNEVNHSDLESKLSELTSLVHQMARGQLQSVKTCGICAAPGHMTDMCPTLQEDSPEQANIVEDFSGPHPRRNDPFAATYNPGWRNHPNFSYASKPPGFQQHFQPRPPVQQPSTSNSNMSLEDMVKSLAQSTSQLQQETQRSQQESHRFQQETRVSIRNLEAQMSQLATSMSNLENSNRGKLPSQVIPNPKENASAMQLRNGKEVQFPRRAHAKEEEEVPRKVEEKDEKQSSEVSKKVDIPPPFPGRFTRAKKKESE, from the coding sequence ATGGATAGGAGCATGTTAGATGCAGCCAGTGGCGGTACTCTGGTTAACAAGACCACAGACCAAGCCACGTTATTGATCTCCACCATGGCTGAAAATTCCCAACAATTTGGAGTGAGAGCTGATGGAGCAATAAGAAGGGTCAATGAAGTGAATCATTCTGACTTAGAGAGTAAACTGTCTGAGCTTACCTCTCTGGTGCATCAAATGGCAAGGGGGCAATTACAATCTGTGAAGACTTGTGGTATCTGTGCTGCTCCCGGACACATGACTGACATGTGCCCAACTCTCCAGGAGGATTCACCTGAACAAGCCAACATAGTGGAAGATTTTTCTGGACCACATCCACGAAGGAATGATCCTTTTGCAGCCACTTACAATCCAGGGTGGCGAAATCATCCTAACTTTAGCTATGCTTCAAAACCCCCTGGCTTTCAACAACATTTCCAGCCACGGCCACCAGTGCAACAACCATCCACTTCCAATTCAAACATGTCTCTTGAAGATATGGTGAAATCACTGGCCCAAAGCACAAGTCAATTACAGCAAGAGACTCAAAGATCTCAGCAGGAGTCTCATAGATTTCAACAAGAGACTCGTGTTAGCATTAGGAATTTGGAAGCACAGATGTCTCAATTGGCAACTTCCATGAGCAACCTGGAAAATAGCAATAGAGGGAAGTTACCATCTCAAGTAATTCCTAATCCCAAGGAGAATGCCAGTGCAATGCAATTACGGAATGGCAAGGAAGTACAGTTTcctaggcgtgcccacgccaaagaagaagaagaagtgccCAGGAAGGTGGAAGAGAAAGATGAGAAACAATCCTCTGAAGTCTCAAAGAAAGTTGACATTCCTCCTCCTTTTCCTGGCAGGTTTACAAGAGCCAAAAAGAAAGAATCTGAGTAA
- the LOC113691994 gene encoding uncharacterized protein, translating into MESSRMHDNQRLRAFFKIFIPNSSKERMKIPSAFTSYMKGKLSPRAYLRDRFGNKWPVRVGRIGDDFFFLDGWAEFVEENSVELGDFLVFQYDGHSLYDVKLLGHSACEKKGVGALKVLKHEEEEQMEEVCEVKEVEGEEEEEADEGNEVKKEEQEEDNREKEEEEGEEETHEDKQEEMEESYSNATEIDTDQDYIMEEEEDFTEEAEEEEKDMEEEQPSKADITATPGTSKSTYKGLRKIKGGKQGNNSLEVNGAETEGEKEQDADEIEQKKEGAGEINEDKQEKEVGKCYSNTIETEANSDYMMEAEDDSTQKEEEEGNVEEEPAAKTHSKVATVDSKSSSKGRKKIRGGKHESKAVNGHKRRRRWLIDPYGYDLFKSGCISQPKNPYFVTQKRARRQDALYVPHDILRDHNLKLPQEIILVDQQGREWTSTRNHWKDGRFWYHGGWSSLCRVNIVGFDDICICEFKRKVGGGLYIEVQILRQQDT; encoded by the exons ATGGAGAGCAGTAGGATGCATGATAATCAAAGACTTAGggcctttttcaaaattttcatcccTAATAGCTCCAAAGAAagaatg AAAATTCCCTCAGCATTTACATCATATATGAAAGGAAAGCTATCTCCAAGGGCATACCTAAGGGATCGATTTGGAAATAAGTGGCCTGTCAGAGTGGGAAGAATTGGAGATGACTTCTTTTTCCTTGATGGTTGGGCTGAATTTGTTGAGGAAAATTCTGTGGAGCTGGGAGATTTTTTAGTTTTCCAGTATGATGGCCATAGTCTTTATGATGTAAAATTGCTTGGCCATAGTGCTTGCGAAAAGAAAGGAGTTGGAGCTCTTAAAGTGCTTAAGCACGAGGAGGAGGAGCAGATGGAAgaagtttgtgaggtgaaagAAGTAGagggagaggaagaagaggaagctgATGAAGGTAATGAGGTTAAAAAAGAAGAACAGGAAGAAGATAACCGGGAAAAAGAGGAGGAAGAAGGGGAGGAAGAAACCCATGAAgataaacaagaagaaatggaggagAGTTACTCCAATGCAACTGAAATTGACACTGATCAAGATTATATAatggaagaggaagaagattTTACTgaagaagcagaagaagaagaaaaggatatGGAAGAGGAACAACCATCCAAAGCTGACATAACAGCTACCCCTGGAACCTCAAAGTCTACTTACAAAGGCTTAAGAAAGATCAAAGGAGGCAAGCAAG GCAACAATTCCTTGGAAGTTAACGGGGCTGAAACGGAGGGAGAGAAAGAGCAGGATGCTGACGAGATTGAACAGAAAAAGGAAGGAGCGGGAGAAATTAATGAAGATAAACAAGAAAAGGAGGTGGGGAAGTGTTATTCTAATACAATTGAAACGGAAGCTAATTCTGATTATATGATGGAAGCGGAAGATGATAGTACccagaaagaagaagaagaaggtaaTGTGGAAGAGGAACCAGCagctaaaactcactctaaggTTGCTACTGTAGACTCAAAGTCTTCAAGCAAAGGCAGAAAAAAGATCAGAGGAGGCAAGCATG AATCTAAAGCTGTCAATGGTCATAAACGTCGTAGAAGATGGCTTATTGACCCTTATGGCTACGATCTTTTCAAGTCTGGATGCATTTCCCAGCCGAAGAATCCTTATTTTGTTACACAAAAAAGGGCAAGGAGACAAGATGCATTG TATGTTCCTCATGATATTCTGAGAGATCACAATCTTAAGCTGCCACAAGAGATCATCCTTGTCGACCAACAAGGCAGGGAGTGGACTTCAACTCGTAACCATTGGAAGGATGGCAGATTTTGGTACCATGGTGGATGGAGCAGTCTCTGCAGGGTCAACATTGTTGGATTTGATGACATTTGCATCTGTGAATTTAAGAGAAAAGTTGGTGGAGGCCTTTACATTGAAGTCCAAATTCTTCGCCAACAAGATACATAA